The following coding sequences lie in one Frigoribacterium sp. SL97 genomic window:
- a CDS encoding ABC transporter substrate-binding protein, translated as MTNRRRVGFGAIALATAAGLALTGCTASSGGDEGGITANTGPAGDLTANFNPFSATADSTSQGLLYEQLFYYNVLTGADPKPMLGEEYEWNDDGTELTVDLRTGVQWSDGEDFTADDVAYTFQTMLDKPELNRVGFEGTVEATDDDTVVFTFADTSFVKGPDILGQAAIVPEHVFSKLSDIATDPVEKPIGTGPYMLDTFTPQSYVYKANPNYWQSGKPEVKSIRYIALANNTSATDAIVGGDLDWSSIFIPEADKVLGSNPDVSYVATPLQQITLMTCSNADLGCTGPQTDPAVRQAIYKAMNRDQLNDLAFSGTNKQISPTFMTLGRDDDYISPDVEKETPMTADTEGADALLQSAGYAKGSDGIYAKDGQKLQLEIQVVTGYSDYIAAIDAMAEQLRAVGIEITQSAKSYNEWVAARNNGQFQLTMDSLGQGPSTDPYYLYNGNFDSTTTSPVGEQAINNFARYSNPTVDAAIVAAEQTDDVAAKTEQYFTIQKEIVADMPYIPVLLQSTLTEFNSAKVTGWPTGDDDTENFPATWKTWDNAQTVLNLKLK; from the coding sequence ATGACCAACCGCCGACGGGTCGGGTTCGGTGCGATCGCACTCGCGACCGCCGCGGGCCTCGCGCTCACCGGGTGCACCGCCTCGAGCGGCGGCGACGAAGGCGGCATCACCGCCAACACGGGCCCGGCGGGCGACCTCACGGCCAACTTCAACCCGTTCTCGGCCACGGCCGACAGCACCTCGCAGGGCCTGCTCTACGAGCAGCTGTTCTACTACAACGTGCTCACCGGCGCCGACCCCAAGCCCATGCTGGGCGAGGAGTACGAGTGGAACGACGACGGCACCGAGCTGACCGTCGACCTGCGCACCGGCGTGCAGTGGAGCGACGGCGAGGACTTCACGGCGGACGACGTCGCGTACACGTTCCAGACGATGCTCGACAAGCCCGAGCTTAACCGTGTCGGCTTCGAGGGCACCGTCGAGGCCACGGACGACGACACGGTGGTCTTCACCTTCGCCGACACCTCGTTCGTCAAGGGCCCGGACATCCTCGGCCAGGCCGCGATCGTGCCCGAGCACGTCTTCTCGAAGCTCTCCGACATCGCGACCGACCCGGTCGAGAAGCCGATCGGCACCGGGCCGTACATGCTCGACACCTTCACCCCGCAGAGCTACGTCTACAAGGCGAACCCGAACTACTGGCAGTCGGGCAAGCCCGAGGTCAAGAGCATCCGGTACATCGCCCTGGCGAACAACACCTCGGCCACCGACGCGATCGTCGGCGGCGACCTCGACTGGTCGAGCATCTTCATCCCCGAGGCCGACAAGGTGCTCGGCAGCAACCCCGACGTCAGCTACGTCGCCACCCCGCTGCAGCAGATCACGTTGATGACCTGCTCGAACGCCGACCTCGGCTGCACGGGCCCGCAGACCGACCCGGCCGTGCGCCAGGCGATCTACAAGGCGATGAACCGCGACCAGCTGAACGACCTGGCCTTCTCGGGCACGAACAAGCAGATCTCGCCGACCTTCATGACCCTCGGTCGTGACGACGACTACATCAGCCCCGACGTCGAGAAGGAGACGCCGATGACGGCCGACACCGAGGGCGCCGACGCGCTCCTGCAGTCGGCCGGCTACGCGAAGGGCTCGGACGGCATCTACGCCAAGGACGGCCAGAAGCTGCAGCTCGAGATCCAGGTCGTCACCGGCTACTCGGACTACATCGCGGCGATCGACGCCATGGCCGAGCAGCTGCGCGCCGTCGGCATCGAGATCACGCAGAGCGCCAAGTCGTACAACGAGTGGGTCGCCGCCCGCAACAACGGGCAGTTCCAGCTGACGATGGACTCGCTCGGCCAGGGGCCGTCGACCGACCCGTACTACCTCTACAACGGCAACTTCGACTCGACGACGACCTCGCCGGTGGGCGAGCAGGCGATCAACAACTTCGCCCGCTACTCGAACCCGACCGTCGACGCCGCGATCGTCGCGGCCGAGCAGACCGACGACGTCGCGGCGAAGACCGAGCAGTACTTCACGATCCAGAAGGAGATCGTGGCGGACATGCCGTACATCCCCGTGCTGCTGCAGTCCACGCTCACCGAGTTCAACAGCGCGAAGGTGACCGGGTGGCCCACGGGCGACGACGACACCGAGAACTTCCCGGCGACGTGGAAGACCTGGGACAACGCCCAGACCGTCCTGAACCTGAAGCTCAAGTGA
- a CDS encoding ROK family transcriptional regulator: MQPTSQPAPQPAPQTSRELVVDLVRSSGPISRVELAQASGLTQASISTIVRRLLDEGLVRETGRVASTGGKPRTMVEINPRAVYGMGVQIGEDALTYVVTDMRGGVVGRLQVDAGPAASDDVTAAAVRIVDGFHDVVGSLGLASGAVAGLAVVGPRATLAHGVRTGPRSTESALHAGLHAALALRLGLPVIVDNDAAAAALGEFWSRQVPRSETFACVYLGTGVGSGIVLDGALHRGASSGAGELGHVSIDLDGEPCYCGNRGCLELAASPGAVVARARRDAAAFDDLGLAWAPGGVARDFDLLARAAIAGHAAADGLVTRAAEQLAAGVVTLANLLDLDRVVLSGPGVAVAGSIYARAAVEALARTAFSRGVHTTRVEVSTDPRDAAAIGAAALVVQRAISR, from the coding sequence ATGCAGCCCACCTCGCAGCCGGCGCCCCAGCCCGCGCCGCAGACCAGCCGCGAACTCGTGGTCGACCTCGTGCGGTCGTCGGGCCCGATCAGCCGTGTCGAGCTCGCCCAGGCCAGCGGGCTGACGCAGGCGTCGATCTCGACGATCGTCCGGCGGCTGCTGGACGAGGGGCTCGTCCGGGAGACCGGCCGGGTCGCGTCGACCGGTGGCAAACCGCGCACGATGGTCGAGATCAACCCGCGTGCCGTCTACGGCATGGGAGTGCAGATCGGTGAGGACGCGCTCACCTACGTCGTCACCGACATGCGCGGGGGAGTCGTCGGGCGCCTGCAGGTCGACGCCGGGCCCGCCGCGTCCGACGACGTCACGGCCGCCGCGGTCCGCATCGTCGACGGCTTCCACGACGTCGTCGGCAGCCTCGGCCTCGCGAGCGGGGCGGTGGCCGGCCTGGCCGTCGTCGGTCCCCGTGCCACCCTCGCCCACGGGGTGCGTACCGGGCCCCGGTCGACCGAGAGCGCCCTCCACGCCGGGCTGCACGCCGCGCTGGCCCTGCGCCTCGGCCTGCCCGTGATCGTCGACAACGATGCGGCGGCCGCCGCGCTCGGCGAGTTCTGGAGTCGCCAGGTGCCGCGCTCCGAGACGTTCGCCTGCGTCTACCTCGGGACGGGGGTCGGTTCCGGCATCGTGCTCGACGGGGCCCTGCACCGGGGCGCGAGCTCGGGCGCCGGAGAGCTCGGCCACGTGTCGATCGACCTCGACGGCGAGCCCTGCTACTGCGGCAACCGCGGCTGCCTCGAGCTCGCGGCGTCGCCCGGGGCCGTCGTCGCCCGGGCCCGGCGCGACGCCGCCGCGTTCGACGACCTCGGCCTCGCCTGGGCGCCGGGCGGGGTCGCGCGCGACTTCGACCTGCTCGCCCGCGCGGCGATCGCCGGTCACGCCGCGGCCGACGGGCTCGTCACGCGCGCCGCCGAGCAGCTCGCCGCCGGGGTCGTCACGCTCGCCAACCTGCTCGACCTCGACCGCGTCGTGCTGAGCGGACCCGGGGTCGCGGTCGCCGGCTCGATCTACGCCCGGGCGGCCGTCGAGGCCCTGGCCCGCACGGCGTTCTCACGAGGCGTGCACACCACGAGGGTCGAGGTCTCGACCGACCCGCGCGACGCGGCCGCGATCGGTGCGGCCGCCCTCGTCGTGCAACGCGCCATCTCGCGCTGA
- a CDS encoding LacI family DNA-binding transcriptional regulator produces MTDSIVDTRVAPAGPGDRRRVGLALVRPGEILGAEPFYHELIAGIERVLRPRGHTLLLQALADRDAELSAYRRWAASGDFGAVVLVDLTDDDPRPALLRELGLPAVVLGDPALSGDLPAVWTGDGVAMRDTVAALVADGHRRLAHVSGPGALLHTQVRQEALVAASRASSSVVETIEGDYSWDAGAAALSRLLSGPTPPTAVVFDNDQMALGGLAAAQRLGVEVPTRLTLVAWDDSSQCQLSTPPLSAVSHDVQRLGEVAAGMLLGVLAGEGVASVEAPPASLVRRGSSGPAPV; encoded by the coding sequence ATGACCGACTCGATCGTCGACACCCGGGTTGCCCCTGCCGGGCCGGGCGACCGCCGTCGTGTCGGTCTCGCCCTCGTCCGCCCCGGCGAGATCTTGGGGGCGGAGCCGTTCTACCACGAACTGATCGCCGGCATCGAACGGGTTCTGCGCCCGCGCGGCCACACCCTGCTGCTGCAGGCCCTCGCCGACCGCGACGCCGAGCTGTCGGCCTACCGGCGGTGGGCGGCCTCGGGCGACTTCGGCGCGGTCGTGCTCGTCGACCTCACCGACGACGACCCCCGACCGGCCCTGCTGCGCGAGCTCGGCCTGCCCGCGGTCGTGCTCGGCGACCCCGCCCTCTCGGGAGACCTGCCCGCCGTCTGGACCGGCGACGGCGTGGCCATGCGCGACACCGTCGCCGCGCTCGTCGCGGACGGGCACCGTCGACTCGCGCACGTGTCGGGCCCGGGAGCGCTGCTGCACACGCAGGTCAGGCAGGAGGCGCTGGTCGCCGCGAGTCGCGCCTCCTCGTCCGTCGTCGAGACGATCGAGGGCGACTACTCGTGGGACGCCGGCGCGGCCGCCCTCTCGCGTCTGCTCTCGGGGCCGACGCCGCCGACGGCCGTCGTCTTCGACAACGACCAGATGGCGCTCGGCGGCCTCGCCGCGGCGCAACGACTCGGGGTCGAGGTGCCGACGCGACTGACGCTCGTGGCGTGGGACGACTCGTCGCAGTGCCAGTTGTCGACGCCCCCGCTCTCGGCGGTCAGCCACGACGTGCAACGCCTCGGCGAGGTGGCCGCCGGCATGCTGCTCGGCGTGCTCGCGGGTGAGGGCGTGGCGTCGGTCGAGGCGCCACCCGCGTCGCTCGTGCGGCGGGGGTCGTCGGGGCCCGCGCCGGTCTGA
- the smpB gene encoding SsrA-binding protein SmpB: MAKERGEKVVATNRRARHDYTIETTYEAGIVLSGTEVKSLRQGRASLVDGYAFVDAGEAWLDAVHIPEYTEGTWNNHAPRRKRKLLLHRHEIDKIGQKTKEGGFTVVPLKIYFSDGRAKVEIALAKGKREYDKRQTLRERTATREAQSAMSARKHLGE, encoded by the coding sequence GTGGCGAAAGAACGCGGTGAGAAGGTCGTGGCCACGAACCGCCGCGCGCGCCACGACTACACGATCGAGACGACGTACGAGGCGGGCATCGTCCTGAGCGGCACCGAGGTCAAGTCGCTGCGGCAGGGCCGCGCGTCGCTGGTCGACGGGTACGCGTTCGTCGACGCCGGCGAGGCCTGGCTCGACGCGGTGCACATCCCCGAGTACACCGAGGGCACCTGGAACAACCACGCACCCCGGCGCAAGCGCAAACTGCTGCTGCACCGCCACGAGATCGACAAGATCGGGCAGAAGACCAAGGAGGGCGGCTTCACGGTCGTCCCGCTCAAGATCTACTTCAGCGACGGTCGGGCCAAGGTCGAGATCGCCCTCGCGAAGGGAAAGCGCGAGTACGACAAGCGCCAGACCCTGCGCGAGCGCACCGCGACGCGCGAGGCGCAGTCGGCGATGTCGGCGCGCAAGCACCTGGGGGAGTGA
- the ftsX gene encoding permease-like cell division protein FtsX, which yields MRLGLVMSEVGSGLRRNASMVISVVLVTFISLTFVGTAALLQMQITQMKGYWYDKAQVAVYLCTDTDTTGNCTGAMATKDQIDGVRAQLDSDVLTPYVDKFYFEDQTQAYDRFKQQFADSPATEFVQPAYLNETFWVNLKDPTQSDVLTESLSSLAGVQSVVDQRGYLDPIFSVLNAASYTAIGIASLMLIAAVLLIATTIRLSAFSRRRELGIMRLVGASNRFIQTPFILEGVIAALVGSLLAGGAIVAIVNFFVKGYLAVTFQGTPFIGLRDAALVVPIVIVVGILLAALSANVAIRRYLKV from the coding sequence ATGAGACTCGGACTCGTCATGAGCGAGGTCGGCAGCGGCCTCCGTCGCAACGCCTCGATGGTCATCTCCGTCGTGCTCGTCACGTTCATCTCGCTGACCTTCGTCGGCACCGCGGCCCTGCTGCAGATGCAGATCACGCAGATGAAGGGCTACTGGTACGACAAGGCCCAGGTCGCCGTCTACCTCTGCACCGACACCGACACGACCGGCAACTGCACCGGGGCGATGGCGACCAAGGACCAGATCGACGGCGTCCGCGCCCAGCTCGACAGCGACGTCCTGACGCCCTACGTCGACAAGTTCTACTTCGAGGACCAGACCCAGGCCTACGACCGCTTCAAGCAGCAGTTCGCCGACAGCCCGGCCACCGAGTTCGTGCAGCCGGCGTACCTCAACGAGACTTTCTGGGTGAACCTCAAGGACCCGACGCAGTCCGACGTCCTCACCGAGAGCCTGTCGAGCCTGGCCGGCGTCCAGAGCGTCGTCGACCAGCGCGGGTACCTCGACCCGATCTTCTCGGTGCTGAACGCGGCGAGCTACACGGCCATCGGCATCGCCTCCCTCATGTTGATCGCTGCCGTGCTGCTGATCGCCACGACCATCCGGTTGAGCGCGTTCAGCCGGCGTCGAGAACTCGGCATCATGCGCCTGGTCGGGGCGTCCAACCGGTTCATCCAGACGCCGTTCATCCTCGAGGGGGTGATCGCGGCCCTCGTGGGCTCGTTGCTGGCCGGTGGGGCGATCGTCGCGATCGTCAACTTCTTCGTCAAGGGCTACCTGGCGGTGACCTTCCAGGGCACGCCGTTCATCGGACTGCGGGACGCCGCCCTGGTCGTGCCGATCGTCATCGTCGTCGGCATCCTGCTCGCAGCCCTCAGCGCGAACGTCGCCATCAGGCGCTACCTCAAGGTCTAG
- the ftsE gene encoding cell division ATP-binding protein FtsE codes for MIRFDEVTKVYVGNPRPALNAVTLEILKGEFVFLVGASGSGKSSFLRLVLKEEKPSQGQIHVLGQRLGTLSSRKVPYFRRNLGVVFQDFRLLPQKNVFDNVAFSLQVIGKSKGFIQEAVPDVLKMVGLVGKQHRLPHELSGGEQQRVAIARAIVNKPAILLADEPTGNLDPSTSAGIMTLLERINAGGTTVIMATHDAGIVDQMQRRVIELSAGNILRDERHGGYQTQAVPIQAIGVEDLSTRGADA; via the coding sequence ATGATTCGGTTTGATGAAGTCACCAAGGTCTACGTCGGCAACCCCCGGCCCGCGCTGAACGCCGTCACCCTCGAGATCCTCAAGGGCGAGTTCGTGTTCCTCGTGGGGGCGAGCGGCTCCGGCAAGTCGAGCTTCCTGCGGCTCGTGCTGAAGGAAGAGAAGCCGTCCCAGGGCCAGATCCACGTCCTCGGGCAGCGTCTGGGCACGCTCTCGAGCCGCAAGGTACCGTACTTCCGGCGCAACCTCGGCGTCGTGTTCCAGGACTTCCGGCTGCTGCCGCAGAAGAACGTGTTCGACAACGTCGCGTTCAGCCTCCAGGTCATCGGCAAGAGCAAGGGCTTCATCCAGGAGGCCGTGCCCGACGTCCTCAAGATGGTCGGCCTGGTCGGCAAGCAGCACCGTCTGCCGCACGAGCTCTCGGGCGGCGAGCAGCAGCGCGTCGCCATCGCCCGTGCGATCGTCAACAAGCCGGCGATCCTGCTGGCCGACGAGCCCACCGGCAACCTCGACCCGTCGACCAGCGCCGGCATCATGACCCTGCTCGAGCGCATCAACGCCGGCGGCACGACGGTCATCATGGCGACCCACGACGCGGGAATCGTCGACCAGATGCAACGACGGGTGATCGAGCTCAGTGCGGGCAACATCCTCCGCGACGAGCGTCACGGCGGCTACCAGACCCAGGCGGTGCCCATCCAGGCCATCGGGGTCGAGGACCTCAGCACGAGAGGGGCCGACGCATGA
- the prfB gene encoding peptide chain release factor 2 — protein MIALDFSEQIAALRATFEDIRAVIGQDRLVAEIAELSEQASAPDLWDDTDNAQKVTSALSHRQSELEKLETTEARLDDLEVLVEMANDGDDQESADEAQAELRALQKMMDVLEVQTLLDGEYDPRPAVITIRAGAGGVDAADFAEMLLRMYLRYAEKHGMSATVMDTSYAEEAGIKSATFEIDAPYAFGTLSVEAGTHRLVRMSPFGAAGKRQTSFAAVEVIPLMEETESIDIPENDIRVDVFRSSGPGGQSVNTTDSAVRLTHIPTGTVVSMQNEKSQIQNRAAAMRVLQSRLLLLQKEAENAKKKELAGNITASWGDQIRSYVLAPYQMVKDLRSEHEVNNPSNVFDGDLDGFISAGIRWRKRDDKD, from the coding sequence ATGATCGCACTGGATTTCTCTGAGCAGATTGCCGCCCTCCGGGCCACGTTCGAAGACATCCGTGCGGTGATCGGGCAAGACCGTCTCGTCGCCGAGATCGCCGAGCTCAGCGAACAGGCCTCGGCCCCCGACCTGTGGGACGACACCGACAACGCCCAGAAGGTCACCAGCGCCCTCAGCCACCGGCAGTCCGAGCTCGAGAAGCTCGAGACCACCGAGGCGCGGCTCGACGACCTCGAGGTGCTCGTCGAGATGGCGAACGACGGCGACGACCAAGAGAGCGCCGACGAGGCCCAGGCCGAGCTCAGGGCCCTGCAGAAGATGATGGACGTCCTCGAGGTGCAGACGCTGCTCGACGGCGAGTACGACCCGCGCCCGGCCGTCATCACGATCCGCGCCGGGGCCGGCGGGGTCGACGCCGCCGACTTCGCCGAGATGCTGCTGCGCATGTACCTGCGCTACGCCGAGAAGCACGGCATGTCCGCCACCGTCATGGACACCAGCTACGCCGAAGAAGCCGGCATCAAGAGCGCCACCTTCGAGATCGACGCCCCCTACGCGTTCGGCACGCTCAGCGTCGAGGCCGGCACGCACCGGCTCGTGCGCATGAGCCCCTTCGGCGCCGCCGGCAAGCGCCAGACCAGCTTCGCCGCGGTCGAGGTCATCCCGCTGATGGAAGAGACCGAGTCGATCGACATCCCCGAGAACGACATCCGCGTCGACGTCTTCCGGTCCTCGGGCCCCGGCGGTCAGAGCGTCAACACGACCGACTCGGCCGTGCGGCTGACGCACATCCCGACCGGCACCGTCGTCTCGATGCAGAACGAGAAGAGCCAGATCCAGAACCGCGCCGCCGCCATGCGCGTGCTGCAGTCGCGCCTCCTGCTGCTGCAGAAAGAAGCCGAGAACGCCAAGAAGAAAGAGCTGGCGGGCAACATCACCGCCAGCTGGGGCGACCAGATCCGCAGCTACGTGCTGGCGCCCTACCAGATGGTCAAAGACCTGCGCAGCGAGCACGAGGTCAACAACCCCTCGAACGTCTTCGACGGCGATCTCGACGGCTTCATCTCGGCGGGCATCCGCTGGCGCAAGCGCGACGACAAGGACTGA
- a CDS encoding RNA polymerase sigma factor — MTGDAEVWARAVAGDPAAFGTVFDRHQARVHGHALRLCRHRHDAEDVTAVVFLEAWRRRDAVRVVDGSVLAWLLVTTGHVAQNLARSTRRHRLALASLPPHPVVDDPADGVAARLDVVDRDRRLRLALDGLAKADRDVLGLCVLEEFPMATAAEALGVPVGTVKSRLSRAKARLARAMSASEPSTERPVTLNGETR; from the coding sequence GTGACGGGGGACGCCGAGGTCTGGGCCCGGGCGGTCGCAGGGGACCCGGCCGCGTTCGGGACCGTCTTCGACCGCCACCAGGCACGGGTGCACGGCCACGCCCTGCGGCTGTGCCGACACCGGCACGACGCCGAGGACGTCACGGCCGTGGTCTTCCTCGAGGCATGGCGCCGTCGGGACGCGGTCCGCGTCGTCGACGGCTCGGTCCTCGCGTGGTTGCTGGTGACGACGGGCCACGTCGCCCAGAACCTCGCGAGGTCGACCCGTCGCCATCGTCTCGCCCTGGCCTCCCTGCCGCCTCACCCCGTCGTCGACGATCCCGCCGACGGCGTCGCGGCGCGACTCGACGTCGTCGATCGGGACCGGCGGCTGCGCCTCGCCCTCGACGGCCTCGCGAAGGCCGATCGGGACGTCCTCGGGCTCTGCGTGCTCGAGGAGTTCCCGATGGCGACCGCGGCCGAGGCGCTCGGCGTGCCGGTCGGCACGGTCAAGTCCCGACTGTCGCGGGCCAAGGCGCGACTCGCGCGAGCGATGTCGGCCTCCGAGCCGTCCACCGAACGACCCGTCACCCTGAACGGAGAGACCCGATGA
- a CDS encoding choice-of-anchor G family protein: MTGTHGRRRRRPTGVARLVAALTARRAVVAVAAVVAVVGAVIVPPPPVTTAAWTDSERTYGLVGTTRFTCGTDTGYAAAASSRFVRGSLAGTDLDTVAAVRGADLTRTRSGVVTAVPASPAPTTDAGGTTTFRNPLSASAGSGLVGLDLTGLGTNLPAGSAGALNQFTRVAPTGTAAAAAGLVSDSGGLGVTPTTPASSLPGPARIGLTSVLPASTALDRADLTVGAVASTATLDGCRALESRIWGDGSVTGVTRDYGIAGLALELHSPAVAGLSGQVSSTVTSLNTAAAGLTGVNGTISRTVRDGVLATVNGLTNLLSLGGVTGSVTLTGLALQSAVDPVLAGSVTSTDGTVTITPSTGVVSVDLATLVGQPGGLNGLAPNTELVLSAAAMASITTTVGSMLDGLTQRVVAALQSAVSAAQLSVALTVTLRATVLGVPVDVLAVDVAMGGTLGQLLASPSTATAVVTTRVLSGALSTLLGNVLNPLLAALTGSAGSLLASVATLVRSTLVAPITTLGSTLSTTLAPVLTALGTLTTRLPSVLSLRVNLRPDQAGYPGGVVTGVPPDKWTTVPYQVGALRVALSAGATTVTSLDLATSRVGPVSTVPR; encoded by the coding sequence GTGACCGGCACGCACGGCCGCCGTCGCCGTCGCCCCACGGGTGTCGCCCGCCTCGTCGCGGCGCTCACCGCGCGACGGGCCGTCGTCGCCGTGGCGGCCGTCGTCGCCGTCGTGGGTGCCGTCATCGTGCCCCCGCCGCCCGTGACGACCGCCGCCTGGACCGACTCCGAGCGCACGTACGGGCTCGTCGGCACCACGAGGTTCACCTGCGGCACCGACACCGGGTACGCCGCCGCCGCGTCCAGCCGGTTCGTGCGCGGCAGCCTGGCCGGCACCGACCTCGACACCGTCGCGGCCGTGCGTGGGGCGGACCTGACGCGCACCCGCTCCGGCGTCGTCACCGCGGTGCCGGCATCGCCCGCCCCGACCACGGACGCGGGAGGCACGACGACGTTCCGCAATCCCCTGTCGGCGAGCGCGGGGTCGGGTCTCGTCGGCCTCGACCTGACCGGGCTCGGCACGAACCTGCCGGCGGGGTCGGCCGGAGCCCTGAACCAGTTCACGCGGGTCGCCCCGACCGGCACGGCGGCCGCCGCCGCGGGTCTGGTGAGCGACTCGGGCGGGCTCGGCGTGACGCCGACGACCCCCGCCTCGTCACTGCCCGGTCCCGCCCGCATCGGCCTCACCTCGGTGCTGCCCGCTTCGACCGCCCTCGACCGGGCCGACCTGACCGTGGGCGCGGTGGCGTCCACGGCGACCCTCGACGGCTGCCGAGCCCTCGAGAGCCGCATCTGGGGCGACGGCAGCGTGACGGGGGTGACCCGCGACTACGGCATCGCCGGTCTCGCCCTCGAGCTGCACAGCCCGGCGGTGGCGGGACTGTCGGGTCAGGTGTCGAGCACGGTCACGAGCCTGAACACGGCCGCCGCCGGCCTGACGGGCGTCAACGGCACGATCTCGAGGACCGTCCGGGACGGCGTGCTCGCCACCGTGAACGGCCTCACGAACCTGCTGAGCCTGGGCGGGGTCACGGGTTCGGTCACCCTCACCGGCCTGGCCCTGCAGTCGGCGGTGGACCCGGTGCTCGCGGGGTCGGTCACCAGCACGGACGGCACGGTCACCATCACCCCGTCGACCGGTGTGGTGTCGGTCGACCTGGCCACGCTGGTCGGCCAGCCCGGCGGGCTGAACGGGCTCGCCCCGAACACAGAACTCGTGCTGAGCGCGGCGGCGATGGCCTCGATCACGACCACGGTCGGGTCGATGCTCGACGGCCTGACCCAACGGGTCGTGGCGGCGCTGCAGTCCGCGGTGTCGGCGGCGCAGCTGTCGGTGGCGTTGACGGTGACGTTGCGGGCGACGGTGCTCGGCGTCCCCGTCGACGTGCTCGCCGTCGACGTCGCGATGGGGGGAACGCTCGGCCAGTTGCTCGCGTCCCCGTCCACCGCGACGGCGGTGGTCACCACGCGGGTGCTGAGCGGGGCGCTCTCCACCCTGCTCGGCAACGTGCTGAACCCGCTGCTCGCCGCGTTGACGGGCTCGGCCGGGTCGCTGCTCGCGTCGGTGGCCACGCTCGTTCGCTCCACGCTCGTCGCGCCGATCACCACCCTCGGCAGCACCCTCTCGACCACGCTCGCCCCGGTGCTCACGGCGCTCGGCACCCTGACCACCCGCCTGCCGTCCGTCCTGTCGCTGCGGGTGAACCTGCGCCCCGACCAGGCCGGCTACCCGGGCGGCGTCGTGACCGGCGTCCCGCCCGACAAGTGGACGACCGTCCCCTACCAGGTGGGGGCGTTGCGGGTGGCCCTGTCGGCCGGAGCGACGACGGTCACCTCGCTCGACCTCGCGACCTCGCGGGTGGGACCCGTCAGCACCGTGCCCCGGTAG
- a CDS encoding signal peptidase I — MVDTVTRPRAERRGPEVEPRRADRRERRRRRPRRRPVDVVSTLLLSVVGLVGAVCLLWLAVSTVLGLSLVVVLTGSMSPTVPAGGAVVTRAIAAADVRPGDVVTVPRPGFDVPVTHRVVSTTAVPGDAAARSLVLRGDANDSDDRDPYVVRDARIVVASAPGLGFVLTTMSTPPARGLAVAVVGAAVVLAFWPTRRGAVRRG; from the coding sequence GTGGTCGACACCGTGACCCGGCCCCGGGCGGAACGTCGGGGCCCCGAGGTCGAGCCGCGCCGGGCGGATCGCCGTGAGCGCCGTCGCCGACGCCCCCGCCGCCGACCGGTCGACGTCGTCAGCACGCTCCTGCTGTCGGTGGTCGGCCTCGTCGGCGCGGTCTGCCTCCTCTGGCTCGCCGTCTCGACGGTCCTCGGCCTCTCGCTCGTGGTCGTCCTGACCGGCTCGATGAGTCCCACCGTGCCCGCGGGCGGCGCCGTCGTCACCCGGGCGATCGCGGCAGCCGACGTGCGGCCCGGCGACGTGGTCACGGTGCCCCGACCCGGCTTCGACGTCCCCGTGACCCACCGGGTCGTCTCGACGACCGCCGTGCCCGGCGACGCCGCCGCGCGCTCCCTCGTGCTGCGGGGCGACGCCAACGACTCGGACGACCGCGACCCCTACGTCGTGCGCGACGCCCGGATCGTCGTCGCCTCGGCCCCGGGCCTCGGCTTCGTCCTGACGACGATGTCGACCCCGCCGGCCCGCGGGCTCGCGGTCGCCGTCGTCGGTGCCGCCGTCGTGCTGGCCTTCTGGCCGACGCGACGCGGCGCCGTCCGCCGAGGGTGA
- a CDS encoding acyl-CoA dehydrogenase, with product MSQHRSASDTPHGEVPRDDVATHDRSAPRPRRLRKVAALAAGGALVVGGLGYTVAAWTDSEWVYAGDGTGGPGIGTGTFEVQQSVTSPYTAGFSDYETAPGRGTVFTPGAQTLSPGESVYSGVALRTTATTSVPADVQVRAAVPATGVTVADAGGALFSALTVRVATVEVTAGGAAPTCTAAAFTAPTTIATGSLSTTGATATQRLAAASGTTQFYCFEVTLPASAATSAS from the coding sequence ATGTCGCAGCACCGCTCTGCCTCCGACACCCCTCACGGCGAGGTCCCGCGCGACGACGTCGCGACGCACGACCGGTCGGCGCCGAGACCTCGTCGCCTCCGCAAGGTCGCGGCGCTCGCCGCAGGCGGTGCGCTGGTCGTCGGCGGACTCGGCTACACCGTCGCGGCCTGGACCGACAGCGAGTGGGTCTACGCCGGGGACGGCACGGGCGGCCCCGGCATAGGCACCGGCACGTTCGAGGTGCAGCAGAGCGTCACCTCGCCCTACACGGCGGGCTTCTCCGACTACGAGACCGCACCGGGTCGCGGCACGGTCTTCACGCCGGGCGCGCAGACCCTGAGCCCGGGCGAGAGCGTCTACTCGGGCGTGGCCCTGCGGACGACGGCCACGACGAGCGTCCCCGCCGACGTGCAGGTCCGGGCCGCGGTGCCCGCCACCGGCGTGACCGTGGCCGATGCCGGGGGAGCGCTCTTCAGCGCCCTGACCGTCCGCGTCGCGACCGTCGAGGTCACGGCCGGGGGTGCCGCGCCGACCTGCACCGCCGCCGCGTTCACCGCGCCGACGACCATCGCCACGGGTTCGCTCTCGACGACGGGCGCCACGGCCACCCAACGACTCGCCGCCGCGTCCGGCACCACGCAGTTCTACTGCTTCGAAGTGACCCTGCCGGCGAGTGCCGCCACGTCGGCGAGCTAG